A genomic window from Chloroflexota bacterium includes:
- a CDS encoding trypsin-like peptidase domain-containing protein gives MVQAPLPPPPPTPAPTATPQLAPTPLALPTPAPTATPVTFPTPLPTPAPTATPPPTPWPTATPTPFHDRFAQMVYGARPAVVRLTDGEGLGKGSGVLFAAADGIGFIATNAHVVDGFRTVAVTVEDTERYVGRVEEVNTMRDLALVSICCGEFTVLSWAEVEVGEDVGLMGYALGFEGPASVTRGVVSALQYERRLLSWVIQTDAGMNAGVSGGPLLTMDGAIEGINTYKYDYAEDGTIAKGIGFALVARSALEVVEGMRVRAFAPCCEP, from the coding sequence ATGGTGCAGGCGCCGCTTCCGCCGCCTCCACCGACGCCGGCACCCACGGCGACGCCGCAGCTGGCGCCCACGCCCCTGGCCCTGCCCACACCCGCGCCCACGGCCACGCCGGTGACCTTCCCCACGCCGCTGCCGACGCCAGCACCCACGGCGACACCCCCGCCCACGCCGTGGCCCACCGCGACCCCCACGCCCTTCCATGACCGGTTCGCGCAGATGGTGTACGGGGCGCGTCCGGCGGTCGTCCGTCTCACCGACGGCGAGGGGCTGGGCAAAGGGAGCGGCGTCCTGTTCGCGGCGGCTGACGGCATCGGGTTCATCGCGACCAATGCGCACGTGGTGGACGGGTTCCGCACGGTGGCCGTGACGGTGGAGGACACCGAACGCTACGTCGGCCGCGTGGAGGAGGTCAACACGATGCGGGACCTGGCTCTGGTGTCCATCTGCTGCGGCGAGTTCACCGTGCTGTCGTGGGCGGAGGTGGAGGTGGGCGAGGACGTGGGGCTCATGGGCTACGCCTTGGGGTTCGAAGGCCCCGCCAGCGTCACCCGGGGCGTCGTGTCGGCCCTCCAGTATGAACGCCGACTGCTCAGCTGGGTGATCCAGACCGACGCGGGCATGAACGCCGGCGTCAGCGGCGGTCCGCTCTTGACCATGGACGGGGCTATTGAGGGGATCAACACCTACAAGTATGACTACGCTGAGGACGGCACCATCGCGAAGGGCATAGGGTTCGCGCTGGTCGCCAGGTCCGCTCTGGAAGTCGTAGAGGGGATGCGGGTCCGGGCATTCGCGCCCTGCTGCGAGCCATGA
- a CDS encoding ATP-binding protein, protein MPQPVERDRDFEALQERLSRLSEASLRINESLEFDTVLQGVLDAARSLTAARYGGMTLFDDGGGVGDFLSSGLTAEEADELWRMPEGLPILQALTDISEPMRVPDLEEHVRALGFTAFRIPLPVWVFRFMAAPMFHRGVRVGHVFVGDKDGGGEFTRADEETLVMFASQAALVIANARTHREERRARADLETLVNTSPVGVVVFDARTGGMVSSNREALRIVDGLRDEDQAPEDLLEVVTCVRSDGQEVSLRELPLAEALRGGETIRAEEVVIQVPDGRRVGVLLNATPIHAEEGGLASFVVILQDLTPLEEQERLRADFLAMVSRELRTPLTSIKGSITTLLEAAGKLDPAETTQFFHIIRDQADHMRFLIGDLLDVTRIETGALSVEPEPSEVQSLLDEAGNRFAASGAGTPLHQELAPDLLPVMADRRRIVQVLGNLLSNAARHSPDASPILVKAVRAGVHVAVSVTDQGRGIPADLLPGLFRKFSRAAGVDGSGLGLAICKGIVEAHGGRIWAESDGPGLGARFTFTLATAEAATAPGPASPQSRPAGRGRVRILAVDDDPQTLRYIRNVLTRAGYVPIVTGDPADVPRLLAEGRPHLALLDMALPGSDGVALMNDILRTVDIPVIFLSAYGQDETVARAFDMGAADYVVKPFSPTELAARIRAALRRRLEPLEGEPSGPYAASGLGIDYAERRVTVAGEPVALTATEYAVLYELAVHAPRVLTHRVLLQRVWGPERVGEPWLVRDVVKRLRRKLGDDAGRPAYLFTEPRVGYRLATGEDAGTGAP, encoded by the coding sequence ATGCCCCAACCAGTCGAGCGAGACCGGGACTTCGAGGCGCTGCAGGAACGCCTGTCGCGCCTGAGCGAGGCCAGCCTGCGCATCAACGAGAGTCTGGAATTCGACACCGTGCTCCAGGGGGTCCTCGACGCCGCCCGCTCCCTGACGGCGGCCCGCTACGGGGGGATGACCCTTTTCGATGACGGGGGCGGCGTGGGAGACTTCCTGTCCTCCGGGCTGACCGCCGAGGAGGCCGACGAGCTGTGGCGCATGCCCGAGGGGCTGCCGATCTTGCAGGCGCTGACCGACATTTCCGAGCCCATGCGGGTGCCCGACCTGGAGGAGCACGTCCGGGCCCTGGGCTTCACCGCCTTCCGCATCCCCCTGCCGGTGTGGGTCTTCCGCTTCATGGCGGCGCCCATGTTCCACCGGGGCGTCCGGGTGGGCCACGTCTTCGTGGGAGACAAGGACGGCGGGGGGGAGTTCACCCGGGCCGACGAGGAGACCCTGGTGATGTTCGCCTCCCAAGCGGCGCTGGTCATCGCCAACGCCCGCACGCACCGGGAGGAGCGGCGGGCCAGGGCCGACCTGGAGACGCTGGTGAACACCTCGCCGGTGGGCGTCGTGGTCTTCGACGCCCGGACCGGGGGGATGGTCTCCTCCAACCGGGAGGCCCTGCGTATCGTGGACGGCCTGCGTGACGAGGACCAGGCACCGGAGGACCTGCTGGAAGTAGTCACCTGCGTCCGTTCGGACGGGCAGGAGGTGTCCCTCAGGGAGCTGCCTCTGGCCGAGGCGCTCCGGGGCGGGGAGACGATCCGGGCCGAGGAGGTGGTGATCCAGGTCCCCGACGGACGGCGCGTCGGCGTCCTGCTCAACGCCACCCCCATCCACGCGGAGGAGGGCGGGCTGGCCTCCTTCGTCGTCATCCTCCAGGACCTGACCCCCCTGGAGGAGCAAGAGCGGCTGCGAGCGGATTTCCTGGCCATGGTGAGCCGCGAGCTCCGGACGCCCCTCACCTCCATCAAGGGGTCGATCACCACCCTCCTGGAGGCTGCTGGCAAGCTGGACCCCGCCGAGACGACCCAGTTCTTTCATATCATCCGCGACCAGGCGGACCACATGCGGTTCCTCATAGGCGACCTGTTGGACGTGACCCGCATCGAGACGGGCGCACTCTCGGTGGAACCTGAGCCCTCGGAGGTGCAATCCCTGTTGGACGAGGCGGGGAACAGATTCGCGGCCAGCGGCGCCGGGACCCCCCTGCACCAGGAATTGGCGCCGGACCTGCTCCCGGTGATGGCCGACCGGCGTCGCATCGTCCAGGTGCTCGGCAACCTGCTTTCCAACGCCGCCAGACACTCCCCCGACGCGTCGCCGATCTTAGTGAAGGCCGTACGGGCCGGTGTGCACGTGGCCGTCTCCGTCACTGACCAGGGCCGGGGCATCCCCGCGGACCTGCTGCCGGGGCTCTTCCGCAAGTTCTCGAGAGCAGCCGGCGTCGACGGGTCGGGCCTGGGGCTCGCCATTTGCAAGGGTATCGTGGAAGCCCACGGAGGCCGCATCTGGGCGGAGAGCGACGGGCCGGGGCTGGGGGCCCGATTCACCTTCACTCTGGCGACAGCGGAGGCCGCAACCGCTCCCGGTCCAGCCTCCCCGCAGTCTCGTCCGGCGGGCCGGGGCAGGGTCCGCATCCTGGCCGTGGACGACGACCCGCAGACGCTGCGGTACATCCGGAACGTCCTCACGAGAGCGGGCTACGTGCCCATCGTGACCGGCGACCCCGCCGACGTGCCCCGCCTCCTGGCGGAGGGGCGGCCCCACCTGGCGCTCTTGGACATGGCGCTGCCGGGGAGCGATGGGGTCGCGCTGATGAACGACATCCTGAGGACCGTGGACATTCCGGTAATCTTCCTGTCGGCGTACGGCCAGGATGAGACGGTCGCCCGGGCCTTCGACATGGGGGCTGCCGACTACGTGGTCAAGCCCTTCTCGCCAACGGAACTGGCTGCGCGGATCAGGGCGGCCCTCCGGAGACGACTGGAGCCCCTCGAGGGCGAGCCGTCGGGTCCCTACGCCGCATCGGGGCTGGGCATCGACTACGCCGAGCGGCGGGTGACGGTCGCCGGTGAGCCGGTGGCGCTGACGGCCACGGAGTACGCCGTGCTCTACGAGCTGGCCGTCCATGCCCCGCGGGTGCTCACCCACCGGGTGCTGCTCCAGCGGGTCTGGGGACCGGAGCGGGTTGGCGAGCCCTGGCTGGTTCGGGACGTGGTGAAACGGCTCCGCCGCAAGCTCGGGGACGACGCAGGCCGTCCCGCCTATCTCTTCACCGAGCCCCGGGTGGGATACCGGTTGGCCACGGGGGAAGACGCGGGAACGGGAGCGCCGTAG
- a CDS encoding cadherin repeat domain-containing protein has protein sequence MRIAVANYGGIGQLVETFPADFTFVESSPSVTPSDRTLTFNLVGDTAVHYTLTAPAAAGRKSGFSGTLVPAEGAGVSTGGSSSVAVRSASSGGGSGFGGGGTSANQPPRVREGTTATRSVAENAEAGTPVGDRFEAFDNDSTTITYTLAGKDARRFAIDPETGQLSVAAGAGLDFEAKRTLTVTVSNVDDAGVVTLAPAAPAVGQLLSASLYEPDGDVTGVVWQWERSQDLATWLSAPGDGWTYTPSEADAGHYLRATVSYGDVHDANKRAHAVTAERVPAPPSPVPTATATATATSVPPAPTATAVATATATAVPPPPTATAIIVTPTPQPPAPVPTATATVAGAEDGGFPVWVGVLILLAALVLAGVVIFAFIPRR, from the coding sequence GTGCGCATAGCCGTTGCCAACTACGGCGGCATCGGCCAGTTGGTGGAGACGTTCCCGGCCGACTTCACCTTCGTGGAGTCCAGTCCGTCCGTGACGCCGTCCGATCGAACCCTGACCTTCAACCTGGTGGGTGACACCGCCGTGCACTACACGCTCACAGCGCCGGCCGCGGCCGGGAGGAAGTCCGGCTTTTCGGGAACCCTTGTTCCGGCGGAGGGAGCCGGAGTGTCTACCGGAGGCTCCTCCTCGGTGGCTGTCCGCAGTGCCTCGTCCGGCGGGGGCAGCGGTTTCGGCGGGGGCGGGACGAGCGCCAACCAGCCTCCCAGGGTCCGGGAGGGCACAACAGCCACCCGGTCGGTCGCGGAGAACGCCGAAGCCGGCACTCCTGTCGGCGACCGCTTCGAAGCCTTCGACAACGACAGCACGACGATCACGTACACCCTAGCCGGGAAGGACGCCCGGCGCTTCGCGATCGACCCGGAGACGGGCCAACTGTCGGTGGCCGCCGGTGCGGGCCTGGACTTCGAGGCCAAGCGCACCCTCACGGTGACCGTGTCCAACGTGGACGATGCCGGCGTGGTGACCCTGGCCCCGGCCGCCCCAGCCGTCGGGCAGCTGCTCTCGGCGTCCCTCTACGAGCCAGACGGCGACGTGACCGGCGTCGTCTGGCAATGGGAGCGCTCCCAGGACCTGGCCACGTGGCTCTCGGCGCCCGGCGACGGGTGGACCTACACGCCGTCGGAGGCCGACGCGGGCCACTACCTGCGGGCGACGGTCTCCTACGGCGACGTCCATGACGCCAACAAGCGCGCCCACGCGGTGACGGCCGAACGCGTGCCTGCACCGCCTTCCCCGGTGCCCACGGCCACGGCCACGGCAACAGCCACATCTGTCCCGCCGGCCCCAACCGCCACGGCAGTGGCCACGGCAACGGCGACGGCGGTGCCGCCGCCCCCCACGGCCACGGCGATCATCGTCACGCCAACGCCGCAGCCGCCAGCGCCGGTTCCCACGGCGACGGCGACGGTCGCGGGAGCGGAGGACGGCGGATTTCCCGTATGGGTAGGCGTCCTGATCCTGCTGGCGGCGCTGGTGCTTGCGGGCGTCGTGATATTCGCCTTCATCCCACGTCGCTAG
- the hpnH gene encoding adenosyl-hopene transferase HpnH, whose amino-acid sequence MGVPISQAWTVAWHVMRQRVAGRRRYPLVLMLEPLLRCNLACAGCGKIQYPPHILRRALTVAECMAAVEECGAPIVSVPGGEPLLYPHIGELVEALTRRGKYVYLCTNALLLKEKLEAGVFTPSKRLSFSVHMDGLREDHDASVCRDGVYDVAVEAIREARRRGFRVTTNTTLFNTAEPLRVRAFFDAMMDLDVEGMTVSPGYTYEQAPDQDAFLERERTQELFAGVLGGRKRRWRFNQSPLFLQFLMGKREFECTPWGNPLYTIFGWQRPCYLLQDGYAATFRELMDETPWEEYGRASGNPSCRDCMVHCGYEPSAVHATFATWRGLRDTAVSTLTGRL is encoded by the coding sequence ATGGGAGTGCCCATCTCGCAAGCGTGGACGGTGGCGTGGCACGTCATGCGGCAGCGCGTGGCCGGCCGCAGGCGGTACCCCCTGGTGCTCATGCTGGAGCCCCTCCTGCGCTGCAACCTCGCCTGCGCGGGCTGCGGGAAGATCCAATACCCGCCGCACATCCTGAGGCGCGCCCTCACCGTCGCGGAGTGCATGGCCGCGGTGGAGGAGTGCGGGGCGCCCATCGTCAGCGTCCCCGGGGGGGAGCCCCTCCTCTACCCGCACATCGGCGAACTGGTGGAGGCCCTCACGCGCCGCGGGAAGTACGTCTACCTCTGCACCAACGCGCTCTTGCTCAAGGAGAAGCTCGAGGCGGGGGTCTTCACCCCCTCCAAGCGCCTCAGCTTCAGCGTGCACATGGACGGCCTGCGGGAGGACCATGACGCCTCGGTCTGCCGGGACGGGGTGTACGACGTCGCCGTGGAGGCCATCCGGGAGGCGCGGCGGCGGGGCTTTCGCGTCACCACCAACACGACCCTCTTCAACACGGCCGAACCCCTGCGGGTCCGGGCCTTCTTCGATGCGATGATGGACCTGGACGTCGAGGGCATGACGGTGTCCCCGGGGTACACCTACGAGCAGGCGCCGGACCAGGACGCCTTCCTGGAGCGGGAGCGCACCCAGGAGCTCTTCGCCGGCGTCCTCGGCGGCAGGAAGCGGCGCTGGCGCTTCAACCAGTCCCCCCTCTTCCTGCAGTTCCTCATGGGCAAGCGGGAGTTCGAGTGCACGCCTTGGGGCAACCCGCTCTACACCATCTTCGGCTGGCAGCGCCCCTGCTATCTGCTGCAGGACGGCTACGCCGCAACCTTCCGGGAGCTGATGGACGAGACGCCCTGGGAGGAGTACGGCCGGGCCAGCGGCAACCCCAGCTGCCGGGACTGCATGGTGCACTGCGGCTACGAGCCCTCCGCCGTCCACGCGACCTTCGCCACCTGGCGCGGCCTCCGGGACACGGCCGTCTCCACCCTCACCGGAAGGCTCTGA